One Thermoanaerobaculum aquaticum genomic region harbors:
- a CDS encoding SPFH domain-containing protein, producing the protein MVPINEKKAFSISGFPVLLALLGLSLWSFWLLYRFFASVAAAERSSEASVAWGFLWPALGILLVVFGLLLPGLFVVKPNEARVLVFLGRYIGSVREAGFHWANPFAVRPQVSLKVRNFNSEKLKVNDAHGNPIEIAAVVVWKVVDSAKALFDVDNYEAFVAIQSETAIRALASRFPYDAPEGEPSLRGEPETIAHDLRAELQERLKVAGVEVMEARLTHLAYAPEIAQAMLRRQQAQAIIAARQKIVEGAVGMVAMALEQLAEQGVVSLDEERKAAMVNNLLVALVSESEAQPVLNTGSLYQ; encoded by the coding sequence ATGGTGCCGATCAACGAAAAGAAGGCGTTTTCAATCAGTGGCTTTCCCGTGCTTTTGGCGCTTTTGGGCCTTTCCCTGTGGAGCTTCTGGCTGCTTTACCGTTTCTTTGCCAGCGTGGCGGCGGCCGAAAGGAGCTCTGAGGCTAGCGTGGCCTGGGGCTTCCTGTGGCCCGCCCTGGGGATCTTGCTCGTGGTCTTTGGGCTGTTGCTGCCGGGGCTTTTTGTGGTCAAGCCCAACGAAGCGCGCGTTCTGGTGTTTCTCGGCCGCTACATTGGCTCGGTGCGGGAAGCGGGCTTCCACTGGGCCAACCCCTTTGCGGTACGGCCGCAGGTTTCCCTGAAGGTGCGCAACTTCAACTCCGAAAAGCTCAAGGTGAACGATGCCCACGGCAACCCCATTGAAATTGCTGCGGTGGTGGTGTGGAAGGTGGTGGACTCGGCCAAGGCGCTTTTTGACGTGGACAACTACGAGGCATTTGTGGCTATCCAATCGGAAACCGCCATCAGGGCTTTAGCCAGCCGTTTCCCTTACGATGCTCCGGAAGGGGAACCCTCCCTGCGGGGGGAGCCGGAAACCATTGCCCACGATTTGCGTGCGGAGCTGCAGGAGAGGCTGAAGGTGGCGGGGGTGGAGGTCATGGAGGCGCGCCTGACCCATCTCGCGTACGCCCCGGAAATTGCCCAGGCCATGCTGCGCCGCCAGCAAGCGCAAGCCATCATTGCCGCGCGGCAGAAGATCGTGGAGGGCGCGGTGGGCATGGTGGCCATGGCCCTGGAGCAGCTGGCCGAGCAAGGCGTGGTGAGCCTGGACGAGGAACGCAAGGCGGCCATGGTGAACAACCTGCTGGTGGCCCTGGTGTCCGAAAGCGAAGCGCAACCGGTGCTGAACACCGGCAGCCTTTACCAGTAA
- a CDS encoding ATP-binding protein, translating to MDDLKGRKPRYLAKRIEEALTRHPVVVVTGARQTGKTTLVRTLLAGPTREYLSLDDFDVLERAESDPFALLASSKPLTVDEIQRSPKLLLAIKREVDVSRRPGRFLLTGSANFALLREVSESLAGRAVYITLWPFSEAERLGLGRAGFWEELFQNPQRWEGTQFPVVCNDLWLMSSGFPPAALGPDADFQWEWLEGYVRTYLERDLQQFTAIDRLADFRRFMRLAALRGGKILNLAELARDAGIPQATAHRWLNLLEASYLALRLPALAVNRSKRLLKAPKFFLCDPGLTAFLAGFHRERPLAGEVAGALLETKVLAELLAWREGVVPQPEILYWRTASGTEVDFVVEWQGKLWPLEVKLTARPRPRDWAGLAAFLAEYPDLAPFGLLLHAGNKCQRLAARVWGVPLALALGVAEGQP from the coding sequence GTGGATGATTTGAAAGGACGCAAGCCCCGGTACTTAGCCAAGCGCATCGAGGAGGCCTTAACCCGGCACCCGGTGGTGGTGGTCACTGGGGCGCGACAAACGGGAAAGACAACGTTAGTCCGCACTTTACTGGCCGGGCCGACTCGGGAATACCTGTCTTTGGATGATTTCGACGTTCTGGAGCGGGCGGAGTCGGACCCCTTTGCCCTCTTGGCCAGCAGCAAACCGCTTACAGTTGATGAGATTCAACGAAGCCCCAAGCTCCTGCTGGCCATTAAGCGTGAGGTGGATGTGTCCCGGAGGCCTGGCCGGTTCTTGCTCACCGGCTCCGCAAACTTTGCTTTGTTGCGGGAGGTTTCCGAAAGCCTTGCGGGGCGAGCGGTGTACATCACCCTTTGGCCCTTTAGCGAAGCCGAGCGCCTTGGTTTAGGGCGCGCCGGTTTTTGGGAGGAGCTTTTCCAAAATCCCCAGCGGTGGGAGGGAACGCAATTCCCGGTGGTTTGTAATGACCTGTGGCTCATGAGCAGCGGCTTTCCTCCTGCCGCCCTGGGTCCCGATGCTGATTTCCAGTGGGAGTGGCTGGAGGGGTACGTTCGCACCTATCTGGAGCGGGACCTCCAGCAGTTCACGGCCATTGATCGCCTTGCCGACTTTCGGCGCTTTATGCGCCTTGCCGCTTTGCGGGGGGGCAAGATCTTGAACCTTGCGGAGCTGGCCCGGGATGCCGGGATCCCCCAGGCCACAGCCCACCGCTGGCTCAACCTCTTGGAGGCTTCCTACCTGGCGCTGCGGCTGCCGGCTCTGGCGGTCAACCGCAGCAAGCGCTTGCTGAAGGCGCCGAAGTTTTTCCTTTGCGATCCCGGTTTGACGGCTTTTTTGGCCGGATTTCACCGCGAGCGGCCCCTGGCCGGGGAGGTGGCTGGTGCCTTGCTGGAAACGAAGGTTTTGGCGGAGCTTCTGGCGTGGCGGGAGGGTGTGGTGCCGCAGCCGGAAATCCTCTACTGGCGCACCGCGTCGGGTACGGAGGTGGATTTCGTGGTGGAATGGCAGGGGAAGCTGTGGCCGCTGGAGGTTAAGCTTACCGCCCGCCCGCGCCCGCGGGACTGGGCTGGGCTTGCTGCGTTTTTGGCAGAATACCCGGATCTGGCCCCTTTTGGGCTTCTGCTCCACGCCGGCAACAAGTGCCAGCGGTTGGCCGCGAGGGTGTGGGGGGTACCGCTGGCGCTGGCCTTAGGCGTAGCCGAGGGGCAGCCCTGA
- a CDS encoding DUF7948 domain-containing protein, with translation MNKIHDQRWRNRKTNDMRVWGSVKRWRWSMDRQVGKPFLCLLALGLSWLVTEPVLGAPERQAPTQDKFRAAVSVMPRGFVPNAGQWDQNAAFSALGFYGATWVTHDGELRHVLPAASDCEQRVDTRRHRALHEQRFNQPCEPKAWVLSERFVGGKVRQIRGMEELEGKVSFFIGNDPRKHQAGLPTYRYLDLGEVYPGIRVKLAASQRTVEKLFELAPGTDPGKIQVKLEGAEDVHLRASGELIVKTGFGNVVLSKPIAWQEKGEIRQEVEVSYRLDKPRKEFGFSLGPYDRSKSLWIDPLLQSTYLGGSGYDAAFALAVHPLTGEVYVTGETASLDFPGSAGGAQATYGGGARDCFVTRLSHSLTQNLQSTYLGGTGNDEAYALAINPSTNEVYVAGTTSSPDFPNTAGGAQSNHAGFGDAFLARFDASLAQNLQSTYLGGSDGETALAVVIHAPSGEVYLTGFTWSDDFPNTAGGAQPSPGGWADAFVARLNASLTQNLQSTYIGGPLSDGGSALAIHPATGEVYVAGDFGLRDAFVSRLSASLTSSLQTSFLGGWMVDYATSLAIHPQTGEVYVAGYTESSDFPNTDGGAQSSYAGGTSDAFVSRLDADLSTILQSTYLGGFGEDSAAALAIHPISGEIYVAGTTSSSNFPNTAGGAQAICNTAYEAVVARLNPLLTVNPQSTCLGGTGWDFAYTVGIYPVTGEVYVAGSTDSIGFPNATGGAQENYGGGFNDAFVARLTPALAAVADMQPSLGFFPSSFGPGSVYPGLTFSCTNNGPDDAVNATCSIAASAGTISNLTCLPSVPVAVLAVGSSTTCTFQFTAPDTQGGQDTPQTGVMLTVTAGTDNEADPSNNTASTALPIPLVDALDDAASFPASTRPTYNVGANDQYGTGSLPANATFTLLGTTTCPSSSIGAGGVTTFQVPASGTCVVAYRVCVDNACDTAELLVTAQEPIPTLNDHGLVLLAGLIVAAGLFLLRRAAV, from the coding sequence ATGAATAAAATACATGACCAGCGGTGGCGGAATCGAAAGACCAACGACATGCGAGTTTGGGGTTCCGTAAAACGTTGGAGGTGGTCGATGGATAGACAGGTGGGAAAACCTTTTCTCTGTTTGCTGGCATTGGGGCTTAGCTGGCTCGTGACCGAGCCGGTCCTGGGTGCACCAGAGAGGCAGGCACCCACTCAGGACAAATTCAGGGCGGCCGTGAGCGTCATGCCTCGAGGCTTTGTGCCCAATGCGGGCCAATGGGACCAAAATGCGGCCTTTTCGGCACTGGGCTTTTACGGGGCTACGTGGGTCACCCACGATGGCGAGCTGCGACATGTCCTCCCCGCGGCCTCAGACTGCGAACAACGGGTGGACACGAGGAGGCACAGAGCGCTTCACGAGCAACGTTTTAACCAACCCTGTGAGCCGAAAGCCTGGGTGCTTTCCGAGCGTTTCGTTGGCGGCAAAGTTAGGCAAATTCGAGGGATGGAAGAGCTAGAAGGGAAAGTGAGCTTTTTTATTGGCAACGACCCCCGCAAGCATCAGGCAGGCCTTCCTACGTACCGCTACTTGGACTTGGGCGAGGTCTACCCAGGGATTAGGGTGAAACTGGCCGCCAGCCAACGGACCGTGGAAAAGCTCTTTGAGCTCGCGCCCGGCACCGATCCCGGGAAGATTCAAGTGAAGCTCGAAGGTGCCGAGGACGTTCACCTCAGGGCTAGTGGGGAGCTGATAGTTAAAACGGGCTTCGGAAATGTGGTGCTCTCCAAACCCATTGCTTGGCAGGAAAAAGGCGAAATCCGGCAAGAGGTAGAGGTCTCCTACCGTTTAGACAAACCGCGAAAAGAGTTTGGCTTTTCTCTTGGACCCTATGACCGGAGCAAGTCCCTGTGGATTGATCCCTTACTTCAATCCACATACCTGGGGGGCTCAGGATATGACGCAGCATTTGCCTTAGCCGTTCATCCCCTTACTGGGGAAGTGTATGTCACTGGTGAGACCGCCTCCCTAGATTTCCCGGGTTCGGCGGGCGGCGCGCAGGCAACGTACGGCGGTGGAGCGCGGGACTGTTTCGTGACGCGGCTCAGCCACAGCCTCACTCAAAACCTTCAGTCCACATACCTTGGTGGCACAGGAAATGACGAAGCCTACGCGCTAGCCATTAATCCCAGTACCAACGAGGTGTATGTGGCTGGGACCACCTCGTCTCCTGATTTCCCTAACACAGCAGGTGGAGCGCAGTCCAATCACGCTGGGTTTGGTGATGCTTTCTTGGCCCGCTTCGATGCAAGCCTCGCACAGAATCTTCAATCTACCTATCTCGGTGGATCAGATGGGGAAACCGCACTCGCGGTAGTCATTCACGCGCCGAGTGGAGAGGTGTATCTGACAGGATTCACTTGGTCCGACGATTTTCCGAACACCGCAGGTGGCGCCCAGCCAAGCCCCGGGGGCTGGGCCGATGCTTTTGTCGCCCGCTTGAATGCAAGCCTTACCCAGAACCTTCAGTCCACTTATATCGGCGGCCCATTGAGTGACGGCGGTTCTGCCCTCGCCATCCACCCTGCAACCGGTGAGGTGTACGTGGCGGGCGATTTTGGGTTGCGCGATGCCTTTGTGAGTCGCCTCAGTGCCTCGCTAACCAGTAGCCTGCAGACGAGTTTTTTGGGAGGGTGGATGGTCGACTATGCCACGTCCCTCGCCATTCACCCTCAAACCGGAGAAGTGTACGTGGCCGGCTATACTGAGTCCAGTGATTTTCCGAACACAGACGGTGGTGCCCAATCGAGCTATGCTGGTGGAACTTCCGATGCTTTCGTTAGCCGACTGGATGCTGATCTTTCCACGATTCTTCAGTCCACCTACCTCGGCGGCTTTGGCGAGGACTCTGCAGCAGCTCTGGCAATTCACCCGATTAGCGGGGAAATATACGTAGCAGGGACGACATCGTCGAGCAACTTCCCTAACACCGCAGGCGGAGCTCAAGCGATTTGCAATACGGCGTACGAAGCGGTTGTGGCGCGACTCAATCCGTTGCTCACTGTAAACCCTCAATCCACCTGCTTGGGGGGCACGGGATGGGACTTTGCCTACACAGTTGGGATCTATCCCGTCACAGGGGAAGTTTACGTGGCGGGGAGCACGGATTCCATTGGGTTCCCAAACGCCACCGGCGGTGCGCAGGAAAACTACGGCGGTGGGTTTAACGATGCCTTTGTGGCGCGCTTGACCCCGGCTTTAGCCGCGGTTGCAGATATGCAACCCAGTCTGGGGTTTTTCCCCTCGAGTTTTGGGCCAGGCTCTGTGTACCCAGGCTTGACCTTTTCTTGCACCAACAACGGTCCAGATGATGCTGTGAACGCTACTTGCTCCATTGCCGCATCAGCAGGAACAATTAGTAACTTGACCTGTTTGCCTTCCGTGCCGGTGGCTGTGCTTGCGGTTGGGAGCAGTACTACCTGCACCTTCCAATTCACTGCGCCTGATACACAAGGGGGGCAAGACACCCCACAAACCGGCGTCATGCTTACCGTCACGGCCGGTACGGATAATGAAGCAGATCCTTCCAACAACACCGCCAGCACGGCTTTGCCTATTCCGCTCGTAGATGCGTTGGACGATGCGGCCAGCTTCCCGGCCAGCACCCGCCCGACTTACAACGTCGGGGCGAACGATCAGTACGGCACCGGTAGCTTGCCAGCAAATGCCACCTTTACGTTGCTGGGAACCACTACCTGCCCGTCCTCAAGCATCGGCGCCGGCGGTGTGACCACCTTTCAGGTCCCGGCTTCGGGGACCTGCGTGGTGGCATATCGTGTGTGTGTGGACAACGCCTGCGACACTGCGGAGCTTTTGGTCACCGCCCAGGAACCCATTCCGACCCTGAATGATCACGGGCTAGTGCTTCTTGCAGGGCTCATCGTGGCAGCCGGGCTGTTCTTACTCCGTCGGGCAGCGGTTTAA
- a CDS encoding ExeA family protein, with translation MYEAFYGLASSPFSLTPDPRFLFFSRQHREAFDSILYAIHRGEGFVQVTGEVGTGKTTLCRAVLANVPESSRTALILNPVLTSLQLLRAILKELGQEARGSDRSRLLDRLNNYLLEEAHAGHRVVLFIDEAQDLPAPLLEDIRLLSNLETDDQKLLLIVLLGQPELKAKLASHGLRQLSQRITVRYHLTGLRFVETKRYILHRLAVAGANGRPTFSTPALWAIQAASKGIPRLVNAVCDKTLLAGFVEETDFLRLRHVRQALASLGGGR, from the coding sequence ATGTACGAGGCCTTTTACGGTTTGGCCAGCTCTCCGTTTAGCTTGACCCCGGACCCCCGCTTTTTGTTTTTTTCCCGCCAGCACCGGGAGGCCTTCGACAGCATCCTCTACGCCATTCACCGGGGGGAAGGGTTCGTGCAGGTCACTGGCGAGGTGGGGACCGGAAAAACCACCCTTTGCCGGGCGGTGCTGGCCAACGTCCCGGAAAGCTCCCGCACCGCCTTGATCCTCAACCCGGTGCTCACCAGCTTGCAGCTGCTCCGCGCCATCCTCAAGGAGCTGGGGCAGGAAGCCCGGGGCTCGGACCGTTCGCGGCTTTTGGATCGGCTTAACAACTACCTTTTGGAGGAAGCCCACGCCGGGCACCGGGTGGTGTTGTTCATTGACGAAGCTCAGGACCTCCCCGCCCCGCTCCTGGAGGACATCCGCCTGCTATCCAACCTGGAAACCGACGACCAGAAGCTGCTTTTGATCGTGCTTTTGGGGCAACCCGAGCTGAAGGCTAAGCTTGCCTCCCACGGCTTGCGTCAGCTTTCCCAGCGCATCACCGTGCGCTACCACCTCACCGGTTTGCGCTTTGTTGAAACCAAGCGCTACATCCTGCACCGTTTGGCGGTGGCCGGAGCCAACGGCCGCCCCACCTTTTCTACCCCGGCGCTGTGGGCCATTCAGGCCGCCTCCAAGGGCATTCCGCGTCTTGTCAACGCCGTGTGCGACAAGACGCTTCTGGCCGGCTTTGTGGAAGAGACCGACTTCCTGCGACTGCGGCACGTCCGCCAGGCGCTGGCGTCGCTGGGAGGTGGGCGATGA
- a CDS encoding GntR family transcriptional regulator, whose translation MNLNLDPTDPTPLWSQLAQRLRELVATGRLAPGDPVPSVRVLARQLTLNPATVSKALQALVAEGVFTVRRGEGTFVAPDPPRMSDQQRRQALAKAAFGYAVQARTLRASLGEAQDALAQQWAQLDQNRGEP comes from the coding sequence GTGAACCTGAACCTGGACCCCACGGATCCCACCCCGCTGTGGAGCCAACTGGCCCAGCGGCTGCGGGAGCTGGTGGCCACCGGACGTTTGGCACCGGGGGATCCCGTTCCCTCGGTGCGGGTGCTGGCCCGGCAGCTCACCCTGAACCCCGCCACCGTATCCAAGGCCCTGCAGGCCCTGGTGGCGGAAGGGGTATTCACGGTGCGCCGGGGCGAAGGCACCTTCGTGGCCCCAGACCCACCCCGCATGTCCGACCAGCAGCGCCGGCAAGCGCTGGCCAAAGCTGCCTTTGGCTACGCGGTGCAGGCCCGAACCTTGCGAGCGAGCCTTGGCGAGGCTCAAGACGCCCTCGCCCAGCAATGGGCCCAGCTCGACCAAAACCGAGGTGAACCATGA
- a CDS encoding ABC transporter ATP-binding protein, producing MSEPAIQVQHLSLSFGKKQVLNDVSFSVNAGSFAVLAGPNGAGKTTLLRCLMGFYRPAQGTIELLGRPRKCLPGREVAFGAEACDFPSDWSLRQLARFRSLVGEVSPEAEKEFERLLEQVKLSPSLKVSQLSRGQRSLAQLAWVLASRPTLLLLDEPTLGLDVVARDLALDLLLGFLAEQPATVLLATQDLDLAERLADTVILLHQGRCHWTGTLEAIKTRYQVVTVPRGFAPPEHEAPLVRRDVLEGEQWVVPVTTDHWKRWLEDRGISGRTPTLGEVAFALWHEPKEDTCAS from the coding sequence ATGAGTGAACCGGCCATTCAAGTGCAGCACCTCAGCCTTTCCTTTGGGAAAAAGCAAGTCCTGAACGACGTCAGCTTTTCGGTCAACGCGGGAAGCTTTGCAGTGCTGGCCGGGCCCAACGGCGCAGGAAAAACCACGCTGTTGCGCTGTTTGATGGGCTTTTACCGGCCGGCGCAGGGCACCATCGAGCTTTTGGGACGCCCCCGCAAGTGCCTGCCGGGTCGAGAGGTGGCCTTTGGCGCCGAAGCGTGCGACTTCCCGTCCGACTGGAGCCTACGCCAGCTGGCCCGCTTTCGAAGCCTGGTTGGGGAAGTAAGCCCAGAAGCCGAAAAGGAGTTTGAGCGCCTGCTGGAGCAGGTGAAGCTTTCCCCTTCCCTGAAGGTTTCCCAGCTTTCCCGGGGGCAGCGGAGCCTGGCGCAGCTTGCCTGGGTTTTGGCGTCTCGCCCAACGTTGCTGCTTTTGGACGAGCCCACCCTGGGGCTGGATGTGGTAGCCCGGGACCTGGCTCTGGACCTCCTTTTGGGCTTTTTGGCCGAACAACCGGCCACGGTGCTCTTGGCGACCCAGGACTTAGACCTGGCCGAGCGCTTGGCCGATACCGTGATCCTGCTGCATCAGGGCCGCTGCCACTGGACGGGAACGCTGGAGGCCATCAAGACCCGGTACCAGGTGGTCACCGTTCCCCGCGGTTTTGCGCCACCGGAGCACGAAGCGCCCCTGGTTCGCCGGGATGTGTTGGAGGGCGAGCAGTGGGTTGTACCGGTCACCACCGATCACTGGAAGCGTTGGTTGGAGGACCGCGGAATTTCCGGTCGAACCCCAACTCTCGGAGAAGTGGCTTTTGCCCTGTGGCACGAGCCAAAGGAGGACACATGCGCAAGTTAA
- a CDS encoding bifunctional methionine sulfoxide reductase B/A protein — translation MALRAVIPSVGGKLGLGLAVLLLGCGGFSDAGSSQTQEVKVKPRYSKSGYDITPLPREDVARLAARLDPEAFRVTQKAGTEPPFCGGLLHVKEPGIFVCVVCGLPLFTTDHKFDSGTGWPSFYREFDPEHVARKPDLSYGMVRTEITCARCGAHLGHVFDDGPPPTGERHCVNSAALRFYARGRELPPESQPVKTEVAYFAGGCFWGIEHYFQQGPGVLDAQSGYMQGHVDHPTYEQVCSGTTGHAETVKVTYDPKRISYRRLLQAFFDMHDPTQENRQGPDVGEQYRSGIWYVNEEQKREALAFIAELEGSGRFGKRKIVTKVEPAKTFWPAEDYHQDYIAKTGRACHVKNPW, via the coding sequence ATGGCCCTGAGGGCGGTTATACCTTCCGTGGGTGGCAAGCTTGGGTTGGGTCTCGCGGTGTTGCTTTTGGGCTGTGGTGGCTTTTCAGATGCCGGCTCGTCCCAGACCCAGGAGGTGAAGGTGAAGCCCCGTTACTCCAAATCCGGTTACGACATTACCCCTCTTCCCCGGGAAGACGTGGCGCGCCTGGCGGCCAGGTTGGACCCCGAGGCGTTCCGCGTAACGCAAAAGGCCGGCACCGAGCCTCCCTTTTGCGGCGGCTTGCTACACGTTAAGGAGCCTGGGATTTTCGTGTGCGTGGTGTGCGGCTTGCCGCTCTTCACCACCGACCACAAGTTTGACTCGGGCACCGGCTGGCCCAGCTTTTATCGGGAGTTTGACCCCGAGCACGTGGCCCGCAAGCCCGACCTTTCCTACGGCATGGTGCGCACGGAAATCACCTGCGCCCGCTGCGGAGCCCATCTGGGCCACGTTTTTGATGACGGTCCTCCCCCCACCGGTGAGCGGCACTGCGTGAACTCGGCGGCCCTGCGCTTTTATGCCCGGGGTCGGGAGCTGCCCCCGGAAAGCCAGCCCGTAAAAACCGAAGTGGCGTACTTTGCCGGCGGCTGCTTTTGGGGCATCGAGCACTACTTCCAGCAGGGACCTGGCGTTTTGGACGCCCAATCGGGGTACATGCAGGGGCACGTGGATCACCCCACCTACGAGCAGGTGTGCTCCGGCACCACCGGCCACGCCGAAACCGTGAAGGTCACCTACGACCCCAAGCGCATCAGCTACCGTCGTCTCTTGCAGGCCTTCTTTGACATGCACGACCCCACCCAGGAAAACCGCCAGGGCCCCGACGTGGGGGAGCAGTACCGCTCGGGGATTTGGTACGTGAACGAGGAACAAAAGCGCGAGGCCCTGGCGTTCATTGCCGAACTGGAGGGTTCCGGTCGCTTCGGCAAGCGCAAGATCGTCACAAAAGTGGAGCCGGCCAAAACCTTCTGGCCGGCGGAGGACTACCACCAGGACTACATTGCCAAAACCGGCCGCGCCTGCCACGTGAAAAACCCGTGGTAA